The Curtobacterium sp. MCSS17_015 genomic sequence TGCTCCGAGGACCATCCGTCCGCGCTCAGGCGTCGGGACGTTCCTCGGCGGCCTCGCGCCCTCGGTCGGTCTCGGGCATGACCACCTGCGGGGCGCCCTCGACGCTCCCGATGCCGCCGTCGGTGAGGTCGTCGGCCTGCTGCGTGTCGAGCAGGCGGCTCATGTCGTCGATCGGGTCGCTCATGGGGTTCCTTCCGTTCCGTCGGTCGTGTCCGTCCAGGGTGCTCCCGACCGGGTCGGCCGTCCACAGCCACCTGTCGGACGGTGACGCGGAGATGACCAGCCGATAGACTCGGGTGGACCACCGGCCCGGACGGCCGTGTGCGGTCCTCCGCCAACGTGAGGAGAACCAGATGCCCGCAGCAGTCATCATCGGCGCCCAGTGGGGCGACGAGGGCAAGGGGAAGGCCACCGACCTCCTCGGCTCCCGCATCGACTACGTCGTGAAGTTCAACGGCGGCAACAACGCCGGTCACACGGTGGTCGTCGGCGGTGAGAAGTACGCGCTGCACCTGCTGCCCTCCGGCATCCTCACCCCGGGTGTCACCCCGGTCATCGGCAACGGCGTCGTCGTCGACCTCGAGGTCCTGTTCCAGGAGCTCGACGCACTCAAGGCCCGCGGGGTGGACGTGTCGAAGCTGCGCGTCTCCGCGAACGCCCACGTCATCACGCACTACCACCGCACCATCGACAAGGTGACGGAGCGCTTCCTCGGCAAGCGCCAGATCGGCACGACCGGTCGCGGCATCGGCCCGACCTACGCCGACAAGATCAACCGGGTCGGCATCCGCATCCAGGACATCTTCGACGAGAACATCCTGCGACAGAAGGTCGAGGCGGCCCTCGACCAGAAGAACCACCTGCTCGTCAAGGTCTTCAACCGCCGCGCCATCGACGCGGAAGAGGTCGTCGAGTCGCTGCTGTCCTTCGCCGACCGACTGCGTCCGATGGTCGCCGACACCGCGCTCGAGATCCACCGGGCGCTGGAGCGTGGCGAGACCGTCCTGTTCGAGGCCGGGCAGGCCACCATGCTCGACGTCGACCACGGCACGTACCCGTTCGTCACCTCGTCGTCCGCCACGGCCGGCGGTGCCGCGACCGGTTCGGGCATCGGCCCCGGCAAGCTCGAGCGCATCATCGGCATCGTCAAGGCGTACACCACCCGTGTCGGCGCCGGCCCCTTCCCGACCGAGCTGTTCGACGAGTCGGGGGAGTTCCTCCGTGCGAACGGGTTCGAGTTCGGCACGACGACCGGGCGACCGCGCCGCTGCGGGTGGTACGACGCCCCGATCGCGCGGTACACGGCACGCATCAACGGCGTGACCGACTTCGTCCTCACGAAGCTCGACGTCCTGACCGGTCTCGAGACCATCCCGGTCTGCGTGGCGTACGAGGTCGACGGGGAGCGCGTGGACGAGGTGCCCGTGTCGCAGTCGGACTTCCACCACGCGAAGCCGATCTACGAGGAGTTCCCCGGCTGGTCCGAGGACATCACCGGTGCCCGCTCGTTCGAGGACCTGCCGAAGAACGCGCAGGACTACGTGCTCGCGGTCGAGGCGATGTCCGGCGCCCGGATCTCGGCCATCGGTGTCGGCCCCGGTCGTGACGCGATCGTCGTCCGCCACGACCTGCTCGGCCAGGGCTGAGCGTGCGGATCCTCTTCGTCTGCAGCGGCAACATCTGTCGCTCCCCGTTGGGTGCGCAGGTGCTGCAGGCCCGGCTCGGTCCGGCCGCCTCGGCACACGTCGTCGAGTCGGCCGGCACCATCGCCGACGACGGCGCGGTCATGGACGGTGCGGCGGCGGCGCAGTCGCAGCGCCTCGGCGGTTCCACCGAGGCGCACCGGTCCCGCTACCTGACCGAGCAGATCGCCGCGTCCGCCGACCTCGTGCTGACAGCCGAGCGCTCGCACCGTGCCGCGGTCGTGCAACTCGCGCCGCGGGCGGCGAAGCGGGCATTCACGATCAAGCAGTTCGCGCGGGTGCTCGACGGCCTCGAGCCGGGGGACCTCGCCGACGTGCACACGCCCGAAGCCCTCGTCGAGCGGGTCGCACGCCTGCGTGGTGCGGTCCCGCCGCCGGCGGATCCGGCCGACGACGACGTCGACGACCCCTACCGCCGGTCAGAGTCGACGCACGTGCGGGTCGCCGACGAGATCGACGCGGCGCTCGTGTCGATCGCCGACGCCGTCCGCGCCGTCTCCTGAGGTCGGATCGTCCGGAACGCGAGTACCCCGATCCGCCGTTCTGTACCCCGATCGGCTGTGGTGGAGGCCCGGACTTCCGGGGATCGCGGATGAACATCCGGGGCTGAACCCGTGAATCGACGGGCTCCGCTGTCGATCGGCGGGCTCGGTGTCGTAGCGTTCAGGTACCGCAGCACGTACCCCGAACACGACAGGAGAGCGCGATGAGCACGACCATCAACCGGACCGCCACCGGGACCGACGTCACCCTCGACACCGACACCGTCGACATCGTCGCCGTCCTCGAGGCCGAGGCCGCCACCAGCGCCCGTGCCGCTCGGGCGAAGCTCACCTGGACGCTCGAGGGCGACGACGAGTGGATCGCCAACTACGGCGGCTACTTCGGCGGCTCC encodes the following:
- a CDS encoding adenylosuccinate synthase codes for the protein MPAAVIIGAQWGDEGKGKATDLLGSRIDYVVKFNGGNNAGHTVVVGGEKYALHLLPSGILTPGVTPVIGNGVVVDLEVLFQELDALKARGVDVSKLRVSANAHVITHYHRTIDKVTERFLGKRQIGTTGRGIGPTYADKINRVGIRIQDIFDENILRQKVEAALDQKNHLLVKVFNRRAIDAEEVVESLLSFADRLRPMVADTALEIHRALERGETVLFEAGQATMLDVDHGTYPFVTSSSATAGGAATGSGIGPGKLERIIGIVKAYTTRVGAGPFPTELFDESGEFLRANGFEFGTTTGRPRRCGWYDAPIARYTARINGVTDFVLTKLDVLTGLETIPVCVAYEVDGERVDEVPVSQSDFHHAKPIYEEFPGWSEDITGARSFEDLPKNAQDYVLAVEAMSGARISAIGVGPGRDAIVVRHDLLGQG
- a CDS encoding low molecular weight phosphatase family protein encodes the protein MRILFVCSGNICRSPLGAQVLQARLGPAASAHVVESAGTIADDGAVMDGAAAAQSQRLGGSTEAHRSRYLTEQIAASADLVLTAERSHRAAVVQLAPRAAKRAFTIKQFARVLDGLEPGDLADVHTPEALVERVARLRGAVPPPADPADDDVDDPYRRSESTHVRVADEIDAALVSIADAVRAVS